In one Brassica oleracea var. oleracea cultivar TO1000 chromosome C9, BOL, whole genome shotgun sequence genomic region, the following are encoded:
- the LOC106312844 gene encoding DELLA protein RGL3: MKRSHQETSVEEAHSMGKKLEDDNNMDEFLSALGYKVRSSDMADVAQKLEQLEVVLSNDDVLGSNALNDTVHYNPSDLSSWAETMLSELNYYPPSLDLDPTRMCNLTPFSDDNECSSTNSENNSKRIRLGPWCDSSESTRPVVMLGVDSQETGVRLVQALVACAEAVQQENLILADALVKRVGSLAASQAGAMGKVATYFAEALARRIYRIRPSSPAVDPSFEEILQMHFYESCPYLKFAHFTANQAILEAVATARGVHVIDLGINQGMQWPALMQAMALRPGGSPSFRLTGVGGPSEGDGIQQLGWKLAQLAQAIGVEFEFKGLTVESLTDLEPEMFETRPESETLVVNSVFELHPLLARPGSIEKLLATVKAVKPSIVTVVEQEANHNGVVFLERFNEALHYYSSLFDSLEDGVIIPSQDRVMSEVYLGRQILNVVAAEGTDRIERHETLDQWRKRLGSAGFDPVSLGSDAFKQASLLLALSGGGDGYRVDENDGSLMLAWQTKPLIAASAWKVSDVTAERRR, encoded by the coding sequence ATGAAGAGAAGCCATCAAGAAACTTCTGTAGAAGAAGCTCATTCAATGGGTAAGAAGCTAGAAGACGATAATAACATGGACGAGTTTCTATCTGCTTTAGGGTACAAGGTTCGATCTTCCGACATGGCGGATGTTGCACAGAAGCTTGAGCAGCTTGAAGTGGTTCTTTCCAACGATGATGTTCTTGGCTCTAATGCATTAAACGACACCGTTCATTACAATCCATCTGATCTCTCCAGCTGGGCCGAGACCATGCTCTCGGAGCTTAACTACTACCCGCCTTCTCTGGATCTTGACCCGACCCGGATGTGCAATCTAACACCATTCTCAGATGACAACGAGTGTTCCAGCACCAACAGCGAAAACAACAGCAAGAGGATCAGACTCGGTCCCTGGTGTGACTCAAGCGAGTCAACTCGACCCGTGGTAATGCTCGGCGTTGACTCGCAGGAGACCGGTGTCAGACTCGTCCAGGCGCTGGTGGCGTGCGCCGAGGCGGTCCAGCAGGAGAATCTGATCCTCGCCGACGCTCTCGTGAAACGCGTGGGATCACTCGCGGCTTCTCAGGCGGGAGCGATGGGGAAAGTCGCCACCTACTTCGCCGAAGCGCTCGCTCGTCGGATCTACCGGATCCGCCCTTCCTCCCCCGCCGTTGATCCTTCTTTCGAAGAGATTCTCCAGATGCACTTCTACGAGTCCTGCCCTTACCTGAAGTTCGCGCATTTCACGGCCAACCAGGCGATTCTAGAGGCAGTCGCGACGGCGCGTGGCGTACACGTAATCGATCTCGGGATAAACCAAGGGATGCAGTGGCCGGCGTTAATGCAAGCTATGGCTCTCCGTCCCGGAGGATCTCCGTCGTTCCGTCTCACCGGCGTTGGAGGTCCGTCGGAGGGAGATGGGATTCAGCAGTTAGGTTGGAAGCTAGCTCAGCTGGCTCAAGCCATCGGCGTTGAATTCGAATTCAAAGGTCTTACCGTTGAGAGTTTAACCGATCTCGAACCGGAAATGTTCGAGACCAGACCGGAATCGGAGACTCTGGTGGTTAATTCGGTTTTCGAGCTCCATCCGCTTTTAGCTCGACCCGGTTCGATCGAAAAGCTGTTAGCGACGGTTAAGGCGGTTAAACCGAGCATTGTAACGGTGGTGGAACAAGAAGCGAACCACAACGGCGTCGTTTTCTTGGAACGGTTTAACGAGGCGCTTCACTATTACTCTAGCTTGTTTGATTCGCTAGAGGACGGAGTTATAATACCGAGTCAAGACCGAGTAATGTCGGAGGTTTACTTAGGGAGGCAGATCCTGAACGTGGTGGCTGCTGAAGGAACCGATCGGATCGAGCGGCACGAGACGCTGGATCAGTGGCGGAAGCGGTTGGGATCCGCCGGGTTTGACCCGGTTAGTCTCGGATCAGACGCGTTTAAGCAAGCGAGTTTGTTGCTGGCGCTATCCGGCGGCGGAGATGGGTATAGGGTCGACGAGAATGACGGAAGTCTAATGCTTGCGTGGCAGACGAAACCGCTTATTGCTGCTTCGGCGTGGAAAGTCAGCGACGTCACGGCGGAGCGGCGGCGGTAG
- the LOC106315205 gene encoding LOW QUALITY PROTEIN: RNA polymerase-associated protein LEO1 (The sequence of the model RefSeq protein was modified relative to this genomic sequence to represent the inferred CDS: inserted 2 bases in 1 codon; deleted 1 base in 1 codon): MPQRELIFVHGSFERTRSYANERREDYNLFDNVKPGDDDFKKSWEKEMENDDDDTLWSGSEDEYNANTQQESGRNRLEKEVKKARQXSSLIDADDSDELYSVWSGTDEEKTLWTGDDDDDIPTDPHPNEASDKYLDKLFEFKEKPKYRTISELTEHAVL, from the exons ATGCCGCAGAGAGAACTTATATTTGTTCACGGCTCTTTTGAAA GAACTCGATCATATGCAAATGAAAGACGTGAAGACTACAACCTATTTGATAATGTGAAGCCAGGTGATGATGACTTTAAAAAAAGC TGGGAGAAAGAAATGGAGAATGATGATGATGATACTCTATGGTCAGGAAGTGAAGACGAATACAATGCTAATACTCAACAAGAAAGTGGAAGAAACCGGCTTGAGAAAGAGGTTAAGAAAGCTAGACA CTCCAGTCTAATTGATGCAGATGACAGTGACGAATTATACAGTGTTTGGTCCGGAACCGATGAGGAGAAAACTTTATGGACTGGAGATGATGACGACGATATTCCAACAGATCCACACCCAAACGAAGCATCTGATAAGTACTTAGACAAGTTGTTTGAGTTTAAAGAGAAACCAAAGTACAGGACAATCTCGGAGCTGACTGAACATGCAGTTCTTTAA
- the LOC106315923 gene encoding heavy metal-associated isoprenylated plant protein 26, with amino-acid sequence MGAFDYISSFCSYTYSNAKTKRKPLQTVEIKVKMDCDGCERRLRNVVRRMKGVKTVEVNRKQSRLTVNGHVDPNKVLKRVKSTGKKAEFWPYIPQHMVYYPFAPGMYDKRAPAGHIRNPTQAFPAANAPGENYVSLFSDDNVHAACSIM; translated from the exons ATGGGTGCATTTGATTATATATCTAGCTTTTGTTCATATACATACTCTAATGCCAAAACCAAGCGTAAGCCATTGCAG ACAGTGGAAATCAAGGTCAAAATGGACTGTGACGGCTGTGAAAGAAGACTTAGAAACGTGGTTCGTCGCATGAAAG GCGTGAAAACGGTGGAGGTGAACCGGAAACAGAGCCGGCTAACGGTGAACGGTCACGTGGACCCAAACAAGGTGTTGAAGAGAGTGAAGAGCACAGGGAAGAAGGCAGAGTTTTGGCCTTACATACCTCAGCATATGGTCTATTACCCTTTCGCGCCTGGCATGTACGACAAACGTGCTCCTGCAGGCCACATCCGCAACCCTACACAAGCGTTTCCAGCCGCAAACGCACCTGGTGAAAACTACGTTTCCCTCTTCAGCGACGACAACGTCCACGCCGCTTGTTCTATCATGTGA
- the LOC106314003 gene encoding uncharacterized protein LOC106314003: MAFPSCVQCGTRQNPCRCKVVGPTLGFVAFLVTGVIEWPVGAVVYIFKHSKGRRIMGHPATVVYPKVSRSIPI; this comes from the coding sequence ATGGCGTTTCCTTCGTGTGTTCAGTGCGGGACGAGACAAAACCCGTGTAGGTGCAAAGTGGTGGGACCGACGCTAGGGTTCGTGGCTTTTCTGGTGACCGGAGTTATCGAATGGCCAGTTGGTGCGGTGGTTTATATCTTTAAACATAGCAAGGGTCGGCGTATAATGGGACATCCAGCCACTGTGGTTTATCCTAAAGTCTCAAGATCTATTCCCATTTAA
- the LOC106317314 gene encoding endoglucanase B, which translates to MAKKIFPLTILLSLLLSSISLTLATDYPLSTKSRWIVNKSGHRVKLACVNWPSHLKPVVAEGLSSQPMDSISKKIKEMGFNCVRLTWPLELMINDTLAFNVTVKQSFERYGLDHELQGIYTHNPSIVNTPLINVFQAVVYSLGRNDVMVILDNHKTVPGWCCSNDDPDAFFGDPKFNPDLWMLGLKKMATIFMDVNNVIGMSLRNELRGYNHTAKDWYTYMQRGAEAVHGSNPNVLVILSGLDFDADLTFLKDRPVNLSFKKKLVLELHWYAFTNGTGQWKSHNVNDFCSQIFTKEHRTGGFLLDQGFPLFLSEFGTDQRGGDFEGNRYMSCMLAWAAEKDIDWAVWALTGVYYFREGKRGVVEAYGMLDANWHHVHNHTYLQRLSVIQPPHKGPGIKHNHHKKIFHPLTGLCLVRKSPCYESELTLGPCTKDEPWSYSHGDRLEIKGGHKSCVEGETSVGSSVKLGKKCTKIKRISATKMHLSFKNNDGLLVCLDVDSDNNVVANHCKCLTGDISCEPASQWFKIF; encoded by the exons ATGGCAAAAAAAATCTTTCCCTTAACTATCCTTTTGTCCTTGCTCTTGTCATCAATATCTCTAACCCTAGCAACAGATTATCCACTCTCCACGAAGTCACGATGGATAGTCAACAAGAGTGGCCACCGTGTGAAGCTAGCTTGTGTGAACTGGCCTTCACACCTTAAGCCAGTAGTGGCCGAGGGGCTGAGCAGCCAGCCAATGGATTCAATATCAAAGAAAATAAAAGAAATGGGTTTCAATTGTGTTAGGCTCACTTGGCCACTTGAGCTAATGATTAATGACACTCTAGCCTTTAATGTTACCGTTAAACAATCATTTGAGAGATATGGATTGGATCATGAGCTTCAAGGGATTTACACTCACAATCCATCCATTGTCAATACTCCTCTTATCAATGTATTCCAG GCCGTGGTGTATAGTCTGGGGAGAAACGATGTGATGGTGATACTTGATAACCATAAGACCGTACCGGGTTGGTGTTGCAGCAACGATGACCCGGACGCGTTCTTTGGCGACCCGAAATTCAATCCAGATCTATGGATGTTGGGTCTTAAGAAGATGGCCACAATCTTTATGGACGTGAATAACGTTATTGGTATGAGCTTGAGGAATGAACTTAGAGGTTACAATCATACTGCAAAAGATTGGTACAC GTACATGCAAAGAGGAGCAGAAGCAGTGCATGGATCAAACCCTAACGTTCTGGTCATACTCTCCGGGCTTGACTTCGACGCTGACCTAACTTTCTTAAAAGATCGTCCAGTGAATCTTAGCTTTAAAAAAAAACTTGTTTTGGAGCTTCATTGGTATGCTTTCACCAATGGTACTGGTCAATGGAAATCACACAATGTCAACGATTTTTGCAGCCAAATCTTCACTAAGGAGCATCGTACTGGAGGTTTCCTTCTCGATCAAGGCTTTCCTTTGTTCTTGAGCGAGTTCGGGACCGATCAAAGAGGTGGTGATTTTGAAGGAAATAG GTACATGAGTTGTATGCTGGCATGGGCGGCCGAGAAAGATATCGATTGGGCGGTTTGGGCGCTTACCGGAGTTTATTATTTCCGTGAAGGCAAACGTGGTGTAGTTGAAGCTTACGGTATGTTAGATGCGAACTGGCACCATGTTCATAACCATACTTATCTCCAGAGACTCTCCGTCATTCAACCACCACATAAAG GACCCGGTATAAAGCACAATCATCACAAGAAAATATTCCATCCGTTAACCGGACTGTGTCTAGTGAGAAAATCACCGTGCTATGAGTCAGAACTCACGTTGGGTCCATGCACAAAGGACGAGCCGTGGAGTTATTCTCATGGAGACAGACTTGAAATCAAAGGAGGTCACAAATCTTGTGTAGAAGGCGAAACATCCGTTGGAAGTAGCGTTAAACTCGGCAAGAAGTGCACAAAGATTAAGCGAATATCGGCCACAAAGATGCATTTGTCGTTCAAGAATAACGATGGTTTGTTGGTATGCTTAGACGTGGATTCGGATAACAATGTTGTTGCTAATCATTGCAAATGTTTGACTGGAGATATTAGTTGCGAACCTGCAAGCCAATGGTTTAAAATCTTCTGA
- the LOC106313166 gene encoding putative RNA-binding protein Luc7-like 2 produces the protein MDAMRKQLDVLMGANRNGDVTEVNRKYYDRDVCRLYLSGLCPHELFQLTKMDMGPCPKVHSLQLRKEYKEAKAKGVDNYDRELEDAIDRLIVECDRKIGRALKRLQEEDAKAAIAISVTEVTQSPEILELSTQIKEKMKEADLHDLEGKTDMKIRALELVEEMRTKRADLQAVLLLEAFNKDRAALPQPIPGQQPAAALPPPDPRTQEMINEKLKKAEEFGEQGMVDEAQKALEEAEALKKLTPRQEPVVDSTKYTAADVRITDQKLRLCDICGAFLSVYDSDRRLADHFGGKLHLGYMLIRDKLAELQEEKNKVHKERVEERRSKERSRERESSRDRDRGGSRDRGRDIDRRSRDRDRHHDHREHDRNYNQSRGYDSRSRRSSRSRSRERTRDYDRRRRHDRY, from the exons ATGGACGCCATGAGAAAGCAGCTCGATGTGCTCATGGGAGCCAACCGAAACGGCGACGTGACGGAGGTGAATCGCAAATACTACGACCGCGATGTTTGCCGTCTCTACCTCTCTGGTCTCTGCCCTCACGAGCTCTTCCAATTGACG AAAATGGATATGGGTCCTTGCCCAAAGGTGCACTCTTTGCAGCTCAGGAAAGA ATATAAAGAGGCAAAGGCAAAAGGTGTTGACAACTACGATAGGGAGTTGGAAGACGCGATAGACAGGCTTATTGTTGAGTGTGATAGGAAGATTGGTAGAGCTCTTAAGCGTCTTCAGGAAGAAGATGCAAAAGCTGCTATTGCAATTTCAGTTACCGAAGTTACTCAG TCACCTGAAATTCTCGAACTATCAACGCAAATCAAAGAGAAGATGAAGGAAGCAGACCTTCATG ATCTTGAAGGAAAAACGGATATGAAGATTAGGGCTCTTGAGTTAGTTGAAGAGATGAGGACTAAGAGAGCTGATTTACAG GCTGTGCTGCTGTTGGAGGCCTTTAACAAAGATAGGGCAGCCTTGCCACAGCCCATTCCTGGTCAGCAGCCAGCTGCAGCATTGCCTCCGCCGGATCCTCGTACGCAAGAGATGATCAATGAGAAATTAAAGAAAGCTGAAGAGTTCG GCGAACAAGGAATGGTTGATGAGGCGCAGAAAGCACTGGAGGAGGCTGAAGCTCTTAAGAAG CTGACTCCTAGACAAGAACCTGTGGTGGATTCAACCAAATACACTGCTGCAGATGTGCGCATT ACGGACCAGAAACTTCGTTTATGTGACATATGCGGAGCATTCTTGAGCGTCTATGACAG TGATCGTCGGTTAGCTGATCATTTTGGAGGGAAGCTTCATTTGGGTTACATGCTGATCCGTGATAAACTAGCAGAGCTTCAG GAGGAAAAGAACAAAGTTCACAAGGAACGGGTCGAAGAGAGGAG ATCAAAGGAGAGGAGCAGAGAGCGAGAATCAAGTAGAGACAGAGACAGAGGAGGTAGCCGTGACCGTGGAAGAGATATAGACCGTAGAAGTAGAGATCGCGACAGGCACCATGACCACCGTGAACATGACAGAAACTATAATCAGTCACGTGGCTATGACTCAAGAAGCCGGCGCAGCTCGAGGTCCCGGTCTAGGGAAAGAACGAGGGATTATGATCGCCGCAG ACGTCATGACCGCTACTAA
- the LOC106318523 gene encoding maltose excess protein 1, chloroplastic-like: MEAKTMAMSLASNRSLIFPTYPRSSFVPTSRFSRLPLKRACIGVDGFRGSALTRWNPIVSNRRRLVPVRATNSEGSLGLEKVKEYEEWDSWTAKFSGGANIPFLMLQLPQIILNAQNLMAGNNTALSAVPWLGMLTGLLGNLSLLSYFAKKREKEAAIVQTLGVISTHVVLSQLTVAGAMPLPFFVAASAVVTLGIILNALFYFGKLSTTLWRLWEDFITVGGLCVLPQVMWSTFVPLVPNSILPGTTAFVIAVAAVFMARTGKLSEEGVKFVESLSGWTATLMFMWMPVSQMWTNFLSPDNIKGLSPITMLLSMMGNGLMLPRALFIRDLMWFTGSIWATLFYGYGNILCLYLSNCTSKSFFAASTIGLISWIGLALWRDSAAHGHSSPFRSLKELVFGS, encoded by the exons ATGGAAGCTAAAACCATGGCAATGTCTCTCGCTAGTAACCGCTCGTTGATCTTCCCGACTTATCCTCGCTCTTCCTTCGTTCCTACTTCTCGTTTCTCCCGCCTCCCGCTGAAGCGTGCTTGTATAGGCGTCGATGGCTTCCGTGGATCGGCTCTGACTCGGTGGAATCCGATTGTTTCGAATCGCCGACGACTCGTCCCTGTTCGTGCAACTAACTCGGAA GGATCTCTAGGTTTAGAGAAGGTTAAGGAATACGAAGAATGGGATTCATGGACGGCCAAGTTCTCCGGCGGAGCGAATATTCCGTTTCTGATGCTGCAATTGCCGCAGATCATCCTCAATGCTCAGAATCTTATGGCGGGAAACAACACCGCACTTTCGGCTGTCCCATGGCTG GGGATGTTGACTGGTTTGTTAGGAAACCTTTCGTTGCTTTCTTATTTCGCAAAGAAGAGAGAAAAAGAAGCTGCTATTGTGCAAACACTCGGAGTCATCTCCACTCACGTTGTCCTTTCCCAGCTCACCGTGGCTGGAGCTATGCCTTTGCCGTTTTTTGTTGCTGCTTCAGCTGTTGTTACCCTTGGTATTATATTGAACGCTTTGTTCTATTTTGGTAAGCTTAGTACGACTCTGTGGCGACTGTGGGAAGATTTTATCACTGTTGGTGGACTCTGTGTTCTACCTCAA GTCATGTGGTCTACTTTTGTCCCTCTTGTACCAAACAGTATCTTGCCTGGGACAACTGCTTTTGTTATTGCTGTAGCCGCTGTGTTTATG GCTCGAACCGGCAAACTCTCAGAGGAAGGTGTTAAATTTGTCGAGTCTTTATCTGGATGGACAGCGACACTTATGTTCATGTGGATGCCAGTTTCCCAAATG TGGACAAATTTCCTAAGTCCAGACAACATAAAAGGCTTATCGCCAATCACAATGTTGCTTTCGATGATGGGGAACGGGCTTATGCTTCCAAGAGCATTATTTATCCGTGATTTGATGTG GTTTACTGGTTCAATATGGGCAACTCTCTTTTATGGATATGGAAACATTCTGTGCTTATACCT GTCTAACTGCACGAGCAAGTCATTTTTTGCAGCATCCACAATTGGTTTGATCTCATGGATAG GACTTGCTTTATGGAGAGATTCAGCAGCCCATGGTCACAGCTCTCCGTTTAGATCATTGAAGGAGTTGGTGTTTGGGTCATAA
- the LOC106318524 gene encoding putative uncharacterized protein DDB_G0271606 (The sequence of the model RefSeq protein was modified relative to this genomic sequence to represent the inferred CDS: added 56 bases not found in genome assembly) produces the protein MEETKPLAGNHPQQQQQQQQQQQQLLYQHQLQQRQQQMLLLQQLQKQQQQQAAMSRFPSNIDVHLRPPGSIQTRPIVPPQQNPNPNPSLGQPTPNLQQQQQVVASQQMLQQQQQQQQQQKLMRPLNHIELQFAYQDAWRVCHPDLKRPFSSLEDACERLLPYHVVADYEAEEDDRILDSDPTGQALSRSQQWDNNIAAKVAEFTATFEKQALAFNIITRKRAMGEFRSEERLMVEQALLQEERKALLELKAEMDREKAGREAQEAKLRMAALAQAGQSQSHAEIMARNPLRANAVGNQGGSIQLSHEMGEQGRGMNPDEMMNGWGNNSQREEKEPSEDFLNDEENENGETGEQENWREAGEFDLNSR, from the exons ACAACAACAACAGCAGCTTCTCTACCAACATCAATTACAACAGAGACAGCAGCAGATGCTTCTCTTACAGCAGTTGCAGAAACAGCAACAACAACAAGCCGCCATGTCTAGGTTCCCCTCCAACATCGACGTCCATCTCCGCCCCCCAGGCTCAATCCAGACTCGGCCAATTGTTCCGCCTCAGCAGAACCCTAATCCCAACCCTAGCTTGGGACAGCCTACACCGAATCTCCAGCAGCAGCAGCAGGTTGTAGCGAGTCAGCAGATGCTGCAACAGCAGCAGCAACAACAACAGCAGCAGAAATTGATGCGTCCGTTGAATCACATCGAGCTTCAATTCGCTTATCAGGACGCTTGGCGTGTCTGCCACCCTGATCTCAAACGACCTTTCTCTTCTCTCGAAGACGCTTGCGAAAG GTTACTGCCTTATCATGTTGTAGCAGATTACGAAGCAGAAGAGGACGATAGAATCCTCGATTCAGACCCAACAGGCCAAGCCCTTTCCCGCTCTCAGCAGTGGGACAACAACATCGCCGCTAAAGTCGCTGAGTTCACTGCAACCTTTGAGAAACAAGCCCTAGCTTTCAACATAATCACTCGAAAGCGAGCCATGGGAGAGTTCAGATCCGAGGAGAGGCTTATGGTGGAGCAAGCTCTGCTGCAAGAAGAGAGAAAGGCGTTGCTGGAGCTTAAAGCAGAGATGGACAGAGAGAAGGCTGGCAGGGAGGCTCAGGAGGCTAAGCTGCGGATGGCCGCGTTGGCTCAGGCTGGGCAGTCGCAGTCCCACGCCGAGATAATGGCTCGTAACCCGTTGAGGGCTAACGCGGTTGGGAATCAGGGTGGGAGTATTCAGCTGAGTCACGAGATGGGAGAGCAAGGACGTGGCATGAACCCTGATGAGATGATGAATGGGTGGGGAAACAATAGTCAGAGAGAGGAGAAGGAGCCTTCGGAAGATTTCTTGAATGATGAGGAGAATGAGAACGGAGAGACTGGTGAACAGGAGAACTGGCGTGAAGCAGGGGAGTTCGATTTGAACAGCCGCTAA